The nucleotide sequence AGGCGCGAGCAGTACAGGACTTTTTTTAGCCTTCCACAGACTTTTCACCAGACTGCTTATGATGGTGGTCTTACCAGTTCCCGCATAACCTCTTAACATGAAGATCTGGTCTTTCTCTGGACTTAAAATGAATTGTGAGAGTTCTTCCAGTGCTCTTTCCTGTTGGAATGTAGGTTCAAAAGGAAAATCGAGTTTTAAAATCTTGAAGAAATCTTGCGGAGTCATTAAAATTGTGTGGAAAGGTAGAGGATAAACTTAACTCAAAAATATGGCGGCTCATTAGGACGAGACAAAAAAAATTGTAGATTTGTTTGCTTTGAAATTAAGCTAATAAACATCCCATCTTATGTTCAATTTAATCTTGTCGGTAGTAATAGGTATTATAGTGCTGGTACTACTTGCGATATTTATAAACAAAATCCCACGCAAACTTCACATTGTCATCATCCTAGTGCTACTTGCGCTTATAGGATTCTTTGCGTACAAGTTGTATCAATCCATCGCAGAACCGGTAAGATTTGAAGCAGTAAAAGAAGAACGCTATAAAGATGTAGTGGCTCAATTGATCACCTTACGTGATGCAGAATCTGCCCATAAAACAATTGTAGGTAAGTACACTGATGATATTGATGCCCTTGCTAGATTCATTGATACTGCAAAATTTGCATTGATACAAAAGCGTGATAGCAGTGTTGTTGATGAAGAGAAAAACAGACGCTATGGTCTATCAGGATCAGGTGGATATCTTAAGGAAATAACCATCGTTGATACCTTAGGTTTCAAATCAGTTAAAGATTCCTTGTTTAGTGGTGTTGATATTAGATCACTTTTGGATTACCCAATTGAAGGTGCTCCAGGAAAAATTGAACTTGCGACCGATACCTTTATTGATGGAGAGAATGTCTTGAGCGTTTTTGAAGCAAAAGCGTCTAAAGAAGATATTCTTTTTGATCAACCAGAACGTCTGGTAAAAGCAGAACTTGAAGTAAAAGCAGTAGAAGCTATTGATGGACCAACCATTAAAGTAGGAAGCCTTAGTGAGGTGACCACAAGTGGAAACTGGCCTAGACAATATGCACCGAGCCGAAGCAACTAAAAATAACGACCTATATAGTTTGTCCGTCCTGATTCATCAGGATGGACTTTCTTTTTATACCCATAACTCAGCGACCGTTCAAGAAGCAGTACACAAGAGTTTTAAATACCCAGCAAATCCTATTGAATTACTAGAAGCGATTCAAGAAAGCTTTGAAAAAGAAGCGTTATTAGAGGACGAGTTCAAAGAGGTGACGCTCATTTATCATCACAATATATATGCGGCGGTACCAGCAGCCTTATTTGAAGAAGAACACGCTGCAGACTATTTGAAGTACAACACCAAGTTGTTACAAACAGACACGATTAGCATCGATGAACCTGTGGATAATTTAGGGTCGCAATTGGTATACATTGCCTATTCCAACATTAGCAATTACTTTTTTGACACCTATGGTGATCATGCTTATTATCATTATGCCACGAGATCCTTGGAGGTTATTTCAAGAATGTCCAGCGGCATCTATCTAGAGATCATGCCGTCGCATTTTTACGTTACAGCCATAGACAAGAACCATTTAGTAGCTCATAATATATTCCCATATGAGCAAATTGAAGATATACTTTACTATACCTTGTTTGCTTTGGAACAAAATAAGCTAGATCCAGAAACCATTCCACTTACCATAATTCAAGAGCAACAAGATGCTCAGCTATTTGATTTACTCTATACCTACGTTAGAAATGTAGCGTTCATAGAGGATTATCAAAGCTATCTCAACAACATCATATGCGCATAATATCAGGCATTCATAAGGGTCGCCGTATTCAAGCTCCCAAAAACCTGCCCGTTCGTCCCACGACAGACATGGCCAAGGAAGCTCTTTTCAACATCCTGCGCAATCTCATTCACATTAGTGATATCAAAGTGTTGGAGCTTTTTGCCGGTAGTGGGAATATGTCCTATGAGTTTGCAAGTCGCGGCGCTGGCAGTGTACTTGCCGTAGACAAACACTTTCCCTGCATCGCTTTCATTAAAAAAACAGCTGCAGAGCTGGATTTGCCCATAGATACGATCAAGGCAGATGTCTTTAAATTCCTAGAAAATCACAGCATTAAATACGATATCATCTTTGCAGATCCACCTTATGCACTGGAATCTACCGATTTTCTCAAGATAGCAGATTTTGTCTCTGAAAATCACATACTTACCGAAGACGGAATCCTCATCATCGAGCATTCCAAACATACCGATCTAAGTGCGCATCCTTCTTTTGACAATGCCCGCAGATATGGCGGCACGGTTTTTAGTTTTTTTAAGAGGTAACGCTTTCGCGAAAGCGTAATTTGCTACTAGCCCTTCCTTAACATCGTTCCGTTTAGCACTTAATAACTATCAAACAAGTGGCCGGCAGATTCTGAAACGAGTTCAGAATGACAATAATTTTGGGATTTGAATTTTGCGATTTGGAACTTGACTTTGGAATTTTGGATTTGAAAATCCATAAACACAATTTGCAACGCAAATTGAAAATGTGGAATAAAAAAGCAGGCCTATAAGCCGGATTCTGTGATCCCGCACAAACGGGAACCTCTATCATTTATCTAGGGTCGCAATTGCTCACGACCTCTAACTGCCTACCCTTCAGAATCGCACGGATCGCGCTCAAGCTCTGATTTACGCGACATTTCACCACATAGAGTTTACCTGGTTTCACTACAGCATTACCTGTACATACTTTCTGTTGCACTGGTCCTATCCCGATAGCTATCGGGACGACGGCCGTTAGCCGCTATGATATCCTATGGTGTCCGGACTTTCCTCCTCAACAAAAGTTGAGACGATAGAGCGGCCTGCTGCTGCAAAACTAACCGATTAATCGCTCGCATGTTAATAATTTAGGCAAAAACAACAGGCCGTAATGAAGGTCGTAGCGGCGCATCATTTTATCTTTGAAACGCATGGAACCGTTCATAGTATCTGCCAGAAAATATAGACCCGAAACCTTTGAGGACGTCGTGGGACAATCTGCCATTACCAAAACTTTGGAGAATGCGATTGAAAGCAATCACCTGGCTCAAGCTCTACTGTTTACGGGACCTCGTGGTGTAGGTAAAACGACCTGTGCGCGTATCCTGGCAAAAAAGATCAATCAGCATAATGTGGATTATGATGCTAATGAAGATTTTGCCTTCAATATTTTTGAACTGGATGCTGCTTCCAACAACAGTGTGGACGGCATTAGAGAACTCATCGCGCAAGTGCGTATACCGCCACAGGTAGGAAAGTATAAGATTTATATTATTGATGAGGTGCACATGCTCTCCTCTGCAGCGTTTAATGCTTTTTTGAAAACGCTGGAAGAGCCACCAGCTCACGCCATTTTTATTCTGGCAACGACTGAAAAGCACAAGATCATACCGACGATTTTATCACGTTGTCAAATATTTGATTTTAAGCGCATTACCGTGAGTGATATGCGTGAGCATTTGAAGCGTATTGCCTTTAAGGAAGGAATTGATGCCGATGAGGAAGCCTTGCAGATCATTGCGCAAAAAGCAGATGGCGCTCTTAGGGATTCTTTATCGATTTTTGATAGGGTCGTTAGTTTTTCAGGGAAAGATTTGACGATACAGGCCGTTACCGAGAATTTGAATGTCTTGGATCGTGATACGTACTTCAGCATGACCTCGCTTATCCTGGAGAATAATATACCACAATTATTGATAGACTATGATCAAATCATGGTTAAAGGATTTGATGGGCAACATTTTTTAAGTGGTCTGGCATCTCATTTTAGAGATTTAATGGTGTGTAAAGATGAGCGTACGATCGTCTTACTGGAACTGGGAGAATCCACCAAAAAGAAATATCTGGAACAGTCCAGAAAAACAGACCTGGAATTCTTGAAGACTGCGATTGAAATCACCAACAATGCAGATCTAAAATATCGCAACAGTCGCAACCAACGCCTATTGGTAGAGTTGTGTTTAATGCAGCTCGCTTCTATCCTACTTCCAGAATCTGGTGAAAAAAAAAAGCCTTTAACCTACATACTACCGGCTAAAACCTTTGAAAACGCTGTAGTATCAGAACCTGCTGCCGCATCTATCAATCAAGTTAACGCAACATCACCAGCTGCGGTCCAAACGAGTACAGAGACAGAAGCCTCTATAGATACTTCTCAAGAAGTGGAAGATGATTCTGTAATTAAAAACCCATCAACTTCAGCTGAGCATACTGTCTCGCAGGAAACTCAGGCATCCACTAATAACAAGAGCTCTTCTGATCAAAGTTCGCTAGAAGAGAAACGCAAGGCGTTGCTGCAAAAGGGACAGAAACGTGTAAGCACACTTTCCATACAGGGAATGGAGCGCAAAAAGGAAATGCTGGAGAATCAAAAGGACGCAACGGCCTCTACAGATAAATTACCCGAAAAGAATTTCTCTCAAGAGGAGCTTACCATGGTTTGGAATAAATATGCCGATCATTTGAAGGAAAGAGGCGATTTTATTCTTTCCAGTATTTTAGGTATCGACCAACCTAAATTGAAGGGAACTACCATTCATCTCAAATTTCCCAATGCCTCTATGAAAGAGGATCTTGAGAAAGAGAAAGGTCAAATTCTGGAATTCCTGAAAAGAGAACTTCAAAACTATCTCATTGATTTTGAGATAGATGTTGACAAAACTGTGACCAAAAAATATATCTATACAGATCAAGACAAGTTCAACATATTGGTCGAGAAGAATCCTGCGGTAGACCTTTTACGCAGGACGTTCAACCTAGAGTTTTAAAAATTACAGATTGTTGCAAAGAATCCTATAATAAATAAAAAAGCCGCAATCCTAGGATGCGGCTTTATGAATATTCGCTTTCGCGAAAGCGAACTCTAATTACATCCTGTAAGAAAGGGTCAACTGGTAGAAGCGATTCTCTGCGTCGTAGCCTTGAGCCTCAAGATTGCTGCTGTAAATATTCTTGAATCCATAGCCATATCTCGCATCAATGCTCAAACCGTTGGTGATTCTCACGCCTATACCGCCCACGCCCATAAGATCGTAATCATAGTAATCGTTGTCATCATTCTCTGATACATTAACAGCAGCCTTAGGGCCAACATTTAAGTAAAGAAATCTAGTGATATTAGCTTGAACCAAAACGCCTGTGTTGAGCCAGTTGGACTTGAAATTAACTTCATTACCATCTGGAGCCGTTACACTTTCTTCTTTCACACCTAAGGCATTGAATCCCAATTCAGGAACTATGGAAAAGGTATTCCCTAAAGGAATTTCGGCAAAAAAGGTCACAGAAGGTGCAATTCTATTTTCTGCATCTTCAAAAAGGTCAGTTTCGAGGTCTGAATAGTTCGCGCCCAAACGTACTCCATAAGAAGTTTCGTTGCGTATTTGAGCGATAGAAGTCATTGAAAAAGAAGCTATAAGCGCTAAGAGTAGTATATGTTTCATTATTATATTTTTAAAAAATGTGATCTTTAAATTAAGATTAAAAGTAACCAAAAAAGCCTATCCTGATGCGTTTTGCATTTTGGAATTATATATGGATTTAATAATACCATCGGTAAGCCCAATTTTTGGAACGTGTATGTTCTTTGCCTCACTCCACTTCATGGATCTCAAATAGATGCGACAAGCAGGTATGATTACGTCTGCCCTATCCTGATTGAGAGCAAGATGATAAATGCGTTCTTCATAGGTATAGCTTTGCAGCTTTTCATAATAACTGGTCAGATAGAAATAGGATAATGGCTTGCCATATGCCTTGCCGCTGTTCTTAAAGATGTTGTTGATGTTACCACCAGAACCAATTAATTCTATGCGATTATAGGGTGCGCAAACTTCCTTGACCCAATTTTCTGCCTCGGTCCACAGAGAACTTTTGACCATATCATTGAGCAATCGTACGGTACCTATTTTGAAAGATCTTGACTCGACGGCATTACCATTAGCGAACAAGGTAAACTCTGTACTACCACCACCAACATCAACATATAGATATACTTTCTCTTGATCTATGATGCTGTGCAGATCTGTCATCGCGATGATCGCCGCCTCATGCGACCCATCAATGATCTCTATATCTATGCCTGCTTCTTTTTTGATTTTGCGAGAAACTTCCTTGCCATTAACCGCATCACGCATCGCACTGGTTGCATAGGCTTTATAGTCCAAAACTTCGTGAACGTCCATCAAATGTTGATAGGCTTTCATGGTTTTAACCATGCGCTTTTGGTTGTACTCTGATATCTCACCTTTAATAAAAACGTCCTGACCCAAACGTATGGGCACTCGTACCAAACTAGTTTTTTTAAACACTGGAGCGAGATCGTCAAAAACATTTACCGTGGCGATCAACAGTCGTATAGCATTGGAACCTATATCTATCGCTCCATATTTCTCTATCTTAAATCCCATTAGCTTTGGTTTTTGGCTTTATAATATTCATAAGTCGCATATTGAGACCTCAATGCTGGCTTGTCATTTTTGACATAATCATTAGACTGCGTTTCATCAAGCACTCGTGCCTTGACATTGTCATTCCAGCAAATATCGAGGGTTTCAAGGATTTCCTTTTTGATGTCCTCATCATATATGGGACATGCAATCTCCACACGACTATCCAGATTGCGTTGCATAAAATCTGCACTTGAAATGTATACCGATGGATCGCCGTTATTATGAAAATAATATACGCGTGGATGCTCCAGATAACGATCTACAATACTGATCGCAGTAATGTTTTCGCTCATTCCTTTGACGCCTGGTATCAAACAACAAATACCACGTACGATCAATTCTATGATCACACCAGCTTTCGACGCCTCATAGAATAAATCAATCATGTTGTAATCTGAGAACGAATTGAGTTTCAATCTGATTTTTGCAGGTTTTCCCGCTTTCGCGAAAGCGATCTCACGACGAACCAATCGTTCTATTCCAGGCCTGAGGAAATTAGGACTAACTAATAAGTGTTTGTATTTGTGCTGCTTGTAATTGACTTCAAAAAATTCAAAAACACGTTCTACTTCCTTCAAAATTCTACGATCTGCCGTGAATAAGGTGTAATCCGTATAAATTCCAGCGGTCGCCTCATTGAAATTACCCGTACTTATAAATCCATAGCGTTTCAATTTCTGACTTTCCCGTCTGGTAATCATACAGGCCTTGCAGTGTACTTTCAAGCCAGGAACACCAAAAATCATCTTGATACCTTCTTCCTGCATCAGCTCTGCATAATTGATATTGGCCTGTTCATCAAATCTCGCCTGCAACTCGATGGAAACCGTCACTGATTTCCCATTCTTTGCAGCGTTGACAAGTGATCCAGCGATCTGGGAAACCTCTGCAAGTCGATAAATAGTGATTTTTATTTCTTCTACTTGTGGGTCCAGCGCCGCCTCACGCAAAAACTTTGTGGTGTTTGCAAATGTATGATATGGAGCGTATTGAAGGATGTCCTTTTGGGCAATACGCTTTAAAAGCGAGCCTTTGATATCAATACCTTTTATGGGAAGCGCTACTTGTTTTTCATATAGTAAATCTTGCCTGCCCAAGCTCGGAAACTTCAAATAATCTCGCCTGTTATGATAACGTCCACTAGGGATAATCGAGTCGGTATCATCAATATCCAGCTTGCTCATGATCAAGTCGATGGTCTCCGGATGGATCTCACGATCAAAAACAAATCGTACTGGGTCACCATCTTTACGATCGTAAACACTATCTCTAATTTTTTCCAGCAAGCTCTTCTTCAGGTCCAAGTCCATGTCAAGCTCTGCATCCAGTGTGACCTTGATCATGTGGGCCTGAATGTCTTGATAATCAAAAATGCTAAATAGATAGTGCATGCGATGCCTTATCAAATCATCGATAAGAATAATGTATTGCTTACCATCCTTAAGATCTGGCAACACTACAAACCTATTGAGATGTTTGGGCTTTTCAATTAAGGCGTGTTTAATTTTGCCTTTGGAAAAGGTCATTCTCACGGCCAGATAACCCATTCCATCTTGTAATGGCGGGAATGCGGTAGTCTCATCAATCATGATGACTCCTAAGGCTGGACTTACCTTTTCATTGAAATACTGCCTGATAAAATCTTCATGTTCCTTAAGGATTTCTTGCTCATCTACGATGACGATGTTCTCTTTACTCAATTCCTGCTCAAGATCATTTAGAATCTGGAAACTCAAGGTCTGATCTTTAATTACAGCCTCATTGATCTCATTAAGCAATTCTCCAGCAGATATTCCTCCTAATGATTTGGTCGCATTTTTACCTGCACGATAAATTCTTTGAATAGTGGCATATCGTACCTTAAAAAACTCATCTAGGTTATTTGAAAATATACCCAGAAAACGCAATCTTTCAATCAATGGTACGGTTGGATCATTTGCCTCTTGTAGTACTCGCGCATTGAACTTGAGCCAACTTAATTCTCTATTATAGTATTCGTTAATCATCAGATGTTTTTGGGAAATAAATGAAACGTGGTGTTTCCTTTCTCGATTTTACTCCATTCTTGTGTGGAAAACTCAATCATCACGACACCGGTAGTAGGAACATTAGAAAAATATTCAGACCCTAGGATACCTGCTAGCTCGGTAAGTCCGTGATTGTGGGAAACGATCATGCAGCTATCCACATCACCACTTAAATTTTTGATCACCTCAAGTTGTTCCTTCCAATTGAACGTATATAATTTCCTAGTGATCTTAAGCTTTTTGAGCTCATAATCGATATACTCAGTAAGTATCGTGGCTGTTTGCAGGGCTCGGGCAGCCGTGCTGGATAAAATTAAATCGGGTAGCGTATGAATTTCTTTAAGTGCACGTCCTATGGAGTGCGCGTCGTCGATTCCCTTTTGAATCAAAGGTCGATCGTGATCTCGCACATCAAATTCCCAACTGGATTTACCGTGTCTAACTAGGATCAATTTCTTCATTAGGGTTGTAGTCTTTTAATATTCCAGCCATCATTTGATTTTTCAAATAAGATGCGATCATGTAATCGATTGGGGCGTCCTTGCCAAAACTCAAAAGATACCGGTGCACATTGAAAACCACCCCAAAACTCAGGTAGTGGTACTTCTTGACCTTCAAATCGCTTCTCGACCTCTTCCAATTGTTTTTCTAAAGCTTCCCGTGATGCTATCGGGTCGCTTTGATGACTTGCCCATGCGCCTAGCTGACTACCACGAGGTCGAGAATCAAAATAGGAAGCAGACTTTTCTCGAGACGTCTTGCTCGCTATCGCCTTAATGATGACCTGTCGTTCGAGACTAGGCCAGAAGAAATGAATGCTAATTTGTGGATTCTCTGATATGGAAACCGCTTTTTCTGATGTATAGTTGGTATAAAAAATAAAAGTATCATCCTCTATTTCCTTTAACAGGACGATACGTGTTTTTGGGAAACCATCTTGACCTATAGTTGAAATTGCCATAGCATTTGCCTCTTCAACACCTTTATCATTTTCTGCATCCTGGAACCAATTTGAAAATACCTCAAACGGATTTTTAGCAAGATGATCTTCAAGGAGCGCGTCCTTTTCATAAGATTTCCGCAATGAGTGCAGGTTCTGTTCCATATCGTTGGTTTCCCTGCAATTTAGGAATTTGAGCAAATAAATTTAGGGTTCTAAAGAAAGGTTTCACATAGCTGCGATGATTTAGCCTAGACAACAATATTTAAAACAGTTCGCTTTCGCGAAAGCGAACTTTAACCACCACATTTTACAATTCACTAAAAAATGCAGAATTACATGAAGTAGCCTCTTATGTGAAAGTCAGGATTTAAGCACGTCTTCTAAAAACGGATAAATCAAAAAGCCCATCAAACAGGGTTTGATGGGCTTATGATGCGATCCTTACAGATCGTCGTCGGGGTGGCAGGATTCGAACCTGCGACCTCCTGCTCCCAAAGCGGTAAGTAGTATATTGATTTTATTGGTGTTTCAAGAGATTAAAAAGTTTATTTGCAATCGATTTGCAATGTAGGTGTTATTTTTGATTGTCGGTTATTTTATAAAATAGATAGGTAAAACAGATTATAAATGCCTGGAATTGATTAAATTAGTAGGATGGAAAGTGAATTATTTAGAATAATATTTTTATCGGTTAATGGAATACTTTGTATCACCATATTTGCCATAACTTTAAAATCTTGGCATAATTCTAATGTAAAGAAAAAAGAATTAAAAAGAAGATTAAATGATCTACTTGATAAATCCGAAGGTTTGAATCCGTTTAATACAATTGAACAAATATTAAACGAACTTAAAAAACAAATATAATTATGACAATTGTTGACACACAAGCATTCTCTAAAGTTGATAGTTCTAATTTTGAAAGAACATCTTCTGCTTTTTTCAAGCTTTTTGAGAATTGCCAAAATAAAAATCAAGAACAAAAAACAATTCCAGCTATTAGATGCTCTGTATTAAATAAAGATGGTTCTTATTCAATTTTTGAGTCAGAAAATTTGGGTGCTAGTAAATTGACTAAAGCAAATTTTGATCTTGTTGTTAAATGGTTAGAAAAGGAATCAGAAAAATATCTTGGGTATTTTCAATAATTAAAACCGTCATCACCCAAAGGGTGAAGGACTTGGCTGAATACTAGATATCTCAATCGTAATGCCTTAAGTTACGTGCCTATGTTATGAACTAGGATTATTATCAGCGATTGCCCTCGGGTTATTCACCTAGCCGCCACGAGCTTTATCAGATGGAAATAAAACCACTCTTAATCGGGTGGTTTTTTTATCTTCACAAAGTGCAAGATCCATACAACAAACACTATTCAGAAAGAGTTAAGGCATATATATACGCTGCTTTGGTTATCGCTGCTCTTTATGGACTGTATAGGTTAGGTAATTGGGTTTATACCCTTTTGACGTAAGTTATTATTTAAGGTCTTATCCTATTGAAGTAGATCATTAGACCTATTATGATTAAAGCCGCTATTCCTATTGCAGCCCAAGCCATTGCGGACCACGGTGTGCCTTTATCGCTTTCGACTTCCAATGTCTTTTCCTGCTTATCAATTTGCTCTTTGTTGAACTCTTGAAGCTGGTAGTTGATTGCTGACTTGTCTCTTTCTGAAAGTCCGTAGATCGTTTCTTTACTTGAATCACTTGTCTTTTTGGAATCTCCTAGTTTTACATTCTTAAGGTTGTTGAACTGCCATTCCGTAACGCTGTCATTCCTGATCTTTTTGGCACTTGCTGGCTTTGTTGGGTCTGCGATATCCGCCTCAAGTTTTATATCTTCATCTGTAGTGGATTGCCGCTCTTTGGAATCTTCTTTTATATCCTTTTGCTTATCATTTTGCACCACGCTATCGACTTCACGAGCGTTTTCTGTTTTGGTCTGCTCGCTGGTTTTCTCTAGGGCTTTTTTACGAGAGCCGCAGGATGTGATGAGCAGGACTAGGAATAGGAGTTTTAGTGTTTTCATGATAACTGCATTGTTTTTAAGTCAATATCTTTAAGTGGTATTTTAGGACTCTTAGATAAAAACAATTCTATTCTATCTTGATGATTTGTTTCGGTTTCAACAAAATCAGCTGGGAACAAACCATAAGAACCACTATCTGTTAATGCTTCTTCCTCATTTTCGTAATAAGAGAAACACCATCCATAGTTAGGTTCATAAAAGAAACCTTGTAGCTCTACTTCATTTAACTCATGACTCAGGATGATCACGCTCATAATCTCAATATTATTTTGCTTTCGCGAAAGCGTTAATTAAATAGTCTCTTGTACTTATTTGTAAGTTCTATCCTATGATCTAAGCCGTTGTAACCACCGTTTATCGCCCTAGTAAGTCCCTTTACATTATCCATATCTGCAAACTTATTGAGTCTGTTTTCAGTCCAGAACCATAAAGCTGCTATCATTGCATCAGGTTCAGTTAGTAATAGATCGGGATTGTTTACGTAGTCTATGCCAGTTGATTTTGACAATGCACTATAATTTTTCTTGCCGGTTAACTGAATGAATCCACGCCCTCTATATTTCCAACCATCACCGCTACACTCATCACCGTTACCCATACGGTTGGCGTAAACCTTATTTGCTATTTCTTTAGGCTTTCTCGCGTATGTTGCGGCACTATTTGAATCAAAGTATTTCCTGAAAGTCTTAAGTAGTCCATCCCTAGAATAGTTTAGATTCTCGCTAATAGGCTTTAAACCGCTCTCGTGGTCCAGTTGTGCGAAAAAATGAGCAAGCCTAAGCGGTGTATTGATACCGTGCTTAGATAGTAACGTTCTATACTTCTTTGATATTTCTAGTGCTTTGCTCATGAGTTATGCTTTTTTTAATACTATTTCTTGCATCTTGGTAAATATGGATCGGTCATGTTCCTCTATTGCCTTGAGTATGGTAGCCTTATCCGTTATACTCGTGTGCATTATAAGTTCCTTGATTGAACTATTACTTTCAATGCTCTTTTGTAGCATCTCTAT is from Nonlabens sp. YIK11 and encodes:
- a CDS encoding Ppx/GppA phosphatase family protein, which codes for MGFKIEKYGAIDIGSNAIRLLIATVNVFDDLAPVFKKTSLVRVPIRLGQDVFIKGEISEYNQKRMVKTMKAYQHLMDVHEVLDYKAYATSAMRDAVNGKEVSRKIKKEAGIDIEIIDGSHEAAIIAMTDLHSIIDQEKVYLYVDVGGGSTEFTLFANGNAVESRSFKIGTVRLLNDMVKSSLWTEAENWVKEVCAPYNRIELIGSGGNINNIFKNSGKAYGKPLSYFYLTSYYEKLQSYTYEERIYHLALNQDRADVIIPACRIYLRSMKWSEAKNIHVPKIGLTDGIIKSIYNSKMQNASG
- the ppk1 gene encoding polyphosphate kinase 1; this translates as MINEYYNRELSWLKFNARVLQEANDPTVPLIERLRFLGIFSNNLDEFFKVRYATIQRIYRAGKNATKSLGGISAGELLNEINEAVIKDQTLSFQILNDLEQELSKENIVIVDEQEILKEHEDFIRQYFNEKVSPALGVIMIDETTAFPPLQDGMGYLAVRMTFSKGKIKHALIEKPKHLNRFVVLPDLKDGKQYIILIDDLIRHRMHYLFSIFDYQDIQAHMIKVTLDAELDMDLDLKKSLLEKIRDSVYDRKDGDPVRFVFDREIHPETIDLIMSKLDIDDTDSIIPSGRYHNRRDYLKFPSLGRQDLLYEKQVALPIKGIDIKGSLLKRIAQKDILQYAPYHTFANTTKFLREAALDPQVEEIKITIYRLAEVSQIAGSLVNAAKNGKSVTVSIELQARFDEQANINYAELMQEEGIKMIFGVPGLKVHCKACMITRRESQKLKRYGFISTGNFNEATAGIYTDYTLFTADRRILKEVERVFEFFEVNYKQHKYKHLLVSPNFLRPGIERLVRREIAFAKAGKPAKIRLKLNSFSDYNMIDLFYEASKAGVIIELIVRGICCLIPGVKGMSENITAISIVDRYLEHPRVYYFHNNGDPSVYISSADFMQRNLDSRVEIACPIYDEDIKKEILETLDICWNDNVKARVLDETQSNDYVKNDKPALRSQYATYEYYKAKNQS
- a CDS encoding glycoside hydrolase family 19 protein gives rise to the protein MSKALEISKKYRTLLSKHGINTPLRLAHFFAQLDHESGLKPISENLNYSRDGLLKTFRKYFDSNSAATYARKPKEIANKVYANRMGNGDECSGDGWKYRGRGFIQLTGKKNYSALSKSTGIDYVNNPDLLLTEPDAMIAALWFWTENRLNKFADMDNVKGLTRAINGGYNGLDHRIELTNKYKRLFN
- the rsmD gene encoding 16S rRNA (guanine(966)-N(2))-methyltransferase RsmD, translated to MRIISGIHKGRRIQAPKNLPVRPTTDMAKEALFNILRNLIHISDIKVLELFAGSGNMSYEFASRGAGSVLAVDKHFPCIAFIKKTAAELDLPIDTIKADVFKFLENHSIKYDIIFADPPYALESTDFLKIADFVSENHILTEDGILIIEHSKHTDLSAHPSFDNARRYGGTVFSFFKR
- a CDS encoding DUF3822 family protein → MHRAEATKNNDLYSLSVLIHQDGLSFYTHNSATVQEAVHKSFKYPANPIELLEAIQESFEKEALLEDEFKEVTLIYHHNIYAAVPAALFEEEHAADYLKYNTKLLQTDTISIDEPVDNLGSQLVYIAYSNISNYFFDTYGDHAYYHYATRSLEVISRMSSGIYLEIMPSHFYVTAIDKNHLVAHNIFPYEQIEDILYYTLFALEQNKLDPETIPLTIIQEQQDAQLFDLLYTYVRNVAFIEDYQSYLNNIICA
- a CDS encoding DNA polymerase III subunit gamma/tau; this encodes MEPFIVSARKYRPETFEDVVGQSAITKTLENAIESNHLAQALLFTGPRGVGKTTCARILAKKINQHNVDYDANEDFAFNIFELDAASNNSVDGIRELIAQVRIPPQVGKYKIYIIDEVHMLSSAAFNAFLKTLEEPPAHAIFILATTEKHKIIPTILSRCQIFDFKRITVSDMREHLKRIAFKEGIDADEEALQIIAQKADGALRDSLSIFDRVVSFSGKDLTIQAVTENLNVLDRDTYFSMTSLILENNIPQLLIDYDQIMVKGFDGQHFLSGLASHFRDLMVCKDERTIVLLELGESTKKKYLEQSRKTDLEFLKTAIEITNNADLKYRNSRNQRLLVELCLMQLASILLPESGEKKKPLTYILPAKTFENAVVSEPAAASINQVNATSPAAVQTSTETEASIDTSQEVEDDSVIKNPSTSAEHTVSQETQASTNNKSSSDQSSLEEKRKALLQKGQKRVSTLSIQGMERKKEMLENQKDATASTDKLPEKNFSQEELTMVWNKYADHLKERGDFILSSILGIDQPKLKGTTIHLKFPNASMKEDLEKEKGQILEFLKRELQNYLIDFEIDVDKTVTKKYIYTDQDKFNILVEKNPAVDLLRRTFNLEF
- the pdxH gene encoding pyridoxamine 5'-phosphate oxidase codes for the protein MEQNLHSLRKSYEKDALLEDHLAKNPFEVFSNWFQDAENDKGVEEANAMAISTIGQDGFPKTRIVLLKEIEDDTFIFYTNYTSEKAVSISENPQISIHFFWPSLERQVIIKAIASKTSREKSASYFDSRPRGSQLGAWASHQSDPIASREALEKQLEEVEKRFEGQEVPLPEFWGGFQCAPVSFEFWQGRPNRLHDRILFEKSNDGWNIKRLQP
- a CDS encoding outer membrane beta-barrel protein, yielding MKHILLLALIASFSMTSIAQIRNETSYGVRLGANYSDLETDLFEDAENRIAPSVTFFAEIPLGNTFSIVPELGFNALGVKEESVTAPDGNEVNFKSNWLNTGVLVQANITRFLYLNVGPKAAVNVSENDDNDYYDYDLMGVGGIGVRITNGLSIDARYGYGFKNIYSSNLEAQGYDAENRFYQLTLSYRM
- a CDS encoding SixA phosphatase family protein, with translation MKKLILVRHGKSSWEFDVRDHDRPLIQKGIDDAHSIGRALKEIHTLPDLILSSTAARALQTATILTEYIDYELKKLKITRKLYTFNWKEQLEVIKNLSGDVDSCMIVSHNHGLTELAGILGSEYFSNVPTTGVVMIEFSTQEWSKIEKGNTTFHLFPKNI